One window of Diabrotica undecimpunctata isolate CICGRU chromosome 8, icDiaUnde3, whole genome shotgun sequence genomic DNA carries:
- the LOC140448512 gene encoding uncharacterized protein, which translates to MVFKLTIFAALVAYVHAGIYGELGSVPVASPVISAYSSPLSVRSVVSSQLLSSPLLSTSPLYSRSISSYPYGASVPVISSPFVRSVSSLPVASVPSLVSAPIITRGYAPSASLISSPVLRSVSSLPLLQAPALSRSLSLNSLLPAPVISRSVSVSPLLSAPVLSSYAASAPLLSAPVSW; encoded by the coding sequence CTCACCATCTTCGCTGCACTTGTTGCCTACGTACATGCCGGAATTTACGGTGAATTAGGGAGTGTTCCCGTTGCAAGTCCAGTAATATCTGCATATTCCTCACCTTTATCAGTGAGATCTGTAGTATCCTCTCAACTGCTGTCATCTCCACTATTGTCGACTTCACCATTATATAGCAGATCTATATCTTCATACCCCTATGGTGCCTCAGTTCCAGTTATTTCATCACCTTTTGTAAGAAGTGTATCTTCGCTTCCAGTAGCATCGGTTCCATCCTTGGTGTCGGCACCAATAATAACAAGGGGATACGCTCCATCGGCCTCTCTTATTTCATCTCCAGTTCTAAGAAGCGTTTCATCTCTACCATTATTACAAGCTCCAGCTTTATCTAGAAGTCTTTCTTTAAACTCGTTACTACCAGCTCCAGTTATTTCTAGAAGTGTTTCTGTAAGTCCACTACTATCAGCTCCGGTATTATCAAGTTATGCTGCCAGTGCTCCTTTACTATCGGCTCCAGTGTCTTGGTAG
- the LOC140449043 gene encoding uncharacterized protein, protein MSFSTIEKQSDNLVIEVETRLADIEPVINEFEKIQYEIENISDNVSEELDNREIFSDLYYSLVSQAKALINSISNKHECNNRPVESFSSNLGSTHLTNVEQIQYSPLHSQIKLPTIELPHFKGSYGRWLEYHDTYDSLIHKNPSINSIQKFHYLRASLGGEAAQVISSLEISAANYDIAWNLLCERFANTRLLIYNHTKALFDLQPIPKESSTHLRQLIDNVSKNLRSLESLQQPVHSWDTLLIFMIASKLDALTAREWESYRSGSDLPTFEDMIAFLKGKADLLEKLEVSKVTYKSDRQSKFSRQPQSFLSFNRKACTFCKEDHKIYNCAKFLGASTQERIKHARDSKLCTNCLYSGHFSSNCKYGTCKKCKAKHHSLLHLDKQSVHTTDTNQRVESEPEHQVSLSAHSNVAQSILSTAVVQIFDKNGRVHQCRALLDCGSQSNLITRELADKLALSRSEVNISIVGIGHAVSNIRSKCTAKIQSRQSSFSTSLSCLIVNSICDRIPAYSFDIGNLDIPRHLRLADPDFHVASKIDILIGVDTFWKILCVGQFSLGPSAPVMQKTRFGWIVSGQFNDKRESVSYCNFSRNDLSSDLNVQLQKFWELEEYTEPVLSEENLICEKHFSSTVKRNDEGRFIINIPLRGSIENIGDSKRQASKRFLNLEKKLHKNDVLKRMYTEFMEEYIQLGHMSKVDDSQQSFSYYLPHHGVLKDDSLTTKLRVVFDGSFPSSSGLSINDIQISGPTIQDDLFLILLRFRQHAFVVSADITKMYRQVLVDPEQRALQQIFWRSSPSDTLSTYQLNTVTYGTASASFQVIRCLFQLASENKDLHPTASKIIKRDFYVDDLLTGGDCAESLSNVCKDINNILNSGCFELRKWVSNDPVVLNKIQSSKCLSNLKSFGGEEKVKVLGLNWMCDSDTLTYKVADLPNPNKVTKRIILSRIAQIYDPLGLLSACTITAKIIMQILWQEKQGWDESVPQIIFTQWQHFKEELLRLNNIEIPRYVKLKDSISCELHGFSDASNKAYGAAIYVKSVDSDGHVLVRLLCAKSKVAPLKVISIPRLELCGALLLARLSERVIKSSDINFDKVFHWSDSTITLAWIRTQSKLLKTFVGNRVAEIQTKTERKNWHHVVSKDNPADLASRGISPLLLMSSDLWWHGPSWLKSNDYPTQFSLPDDIPELKTAEVITLSATLDFSLIKQFSSLIKLKRCTAYILRFINNCKISKSSLHERASGALTSQEISNAMFYLVRIVQNECFSEEIRNLTKNGPVSPKSKLISLQPFLDSNRILRVGGRLKNSSYSFEKRHPILLPSNNYFTDLILLDLHVKLCHAGPLLLLSTIRNEFWPIHGKNSAKRIVHKCIRCCRASPPKNLSPIMGDLPKDRVDPSPPFYITGVDYAGYFLVKDRKGRGCKLLKAYVALFVCFTTRAVHLELVSDLTTHSFIAGFKRFVSRRGKPLKMYSDNGTNFQGANRELKEFYDFIKTNKREIQDHSITESIEWHFIPPQSPHFGGLWEAGVKSMKSHLKRVVGNAHLTYEEFSTILTQVESVLNSRPISALSSDPNDLCPLTPAHFLIGRPLTAIPEPDLMSINENRLNHFQRLQKMVQHIWSRWSKEFIGELQQRKKWKQVSKDINIGTLVLIKEKNLPPLIWQLGRVVELHPGPDGVSRVVSIKTTRGIIKRAVSVICPLPCSE, encoded by the exons ATGTCGTTCAGCACG ATTGAAAAACAATCTGACAATTTAGTTATTGAGGTGGAAACCAGGTTAGCAGATATAGAGCCTGTTATAAATGAATTCGAAAAAATTCAATACGAAATAGAAAACATTTCGGACAATGTTTCTGAGGAATTAGACAATAGGGAAATCTTTTCAGATTTGTATTATTCGCTTGTATCACAAGCAAAAGCATTAATAAATTCGATTTCAAATAAGCATGAATGTAACAATCGTCCCGTAGAATCATTTTCTTCAAACTTAGGTAGCACTCATTTAACAAATGTAGAGCAAATTCAATACAGTCCACTTCACTCTCAAATAAAGCTCCCAACTATCGAGTTACCTCATTTCAAAGGGTCATACGGGAGGTGGCTTGAGTATCATGATACCTATGATAGTCTAATTCATAAAAATCCTTCGATTAATTCAATTCAGAAGTTCCATTATCTTCGGGCATCTCTAGGTGGAGAAGCTGCACAGGTTATCAGCTCATTAGAGATTTCGGCCGCGAATTATGATATAGCATGGAACTTACTATGCGAAAGGTTTGCAAACACGCGTCTTTTGATCTACAATCACACAAAGGCCTTATTTGATTTGCAACCCATTCCAAAAGAATCTTCTACTCATCTTCGTCAACTAATTGACAATGTTTCGAAAAACTTGCGTTCGCTAGAATCTCTTCAGCAACCTGTTCATTCTTGGGACACTCTGTTAATATTCATGATAGCAAGCAAGTTAGATGCCCTCACTGCGAGGGAATGGGAATCATATAGATCCGGAAGTGATCTTCCTACCTTTGAAGATATGATCGCATTCTTGAAAGGCAAAGCTGATCTTCTAGAGAAGCTAGAAGTATCGAAAGTTACGTATAAATCGGACAGGCAGTCCAAATTCTCAAGGCAGCCGCAATCTTTTCTCTCGTTCAATAGAAAAGCATGTACGTTCTGCAAAGAAGATCATAAAATATATAACTGCGCTAAATTCTTGGGGGCTTCGACCCAAGAGCGAATCAAACACGCTAGGGATTcaaaactttgtacaaattgcCTTTATTCTGGCCATTTTAGCTCCAACTGCAAATATGGAACGTGTAAAAAATGTAAGGCAAAACACCATAGTTTGTTGCATTTAGATAAACAATCCGTTCACACTACCGATACTAATCAGCGGGTGGAGTCTGAACCTGAACACCAAGTGTCTCTTTCAGCTCACTCGAATGTAGCTCAATCAATTTTGTCTACAGCTGTCGTTCAAATATTCGATAAAAACGGTAGGGTTCATCAATGTAGGGCTCTTCTTGATTGTGGCTCTCAATCAAATCTCATAACGAGAGAATTAGCTGATAAGCTAGCGCTATCAAGGTCCGAGGTAAATATCTCTATTGTAGGGATAGGTCATGCAGTCTCAAACATTCGATCTAAGTGCACAGCGAAGATTCAGTCAAGGCAGTCTTCGTTTTCTACATCTCTTTCATGTCTCATAGTCAATAGCATCTGCGATAGAATTCCAGCATATAGTTTCGACATTGGAAACTTAGATATTCCACGTCATTTAAGACTAGCAGATCCAGATTTTCATGTTGCTTCAAAAATCGACATTCTGATAGGTGTTGATACTTTCTGGAAAATCTTGTGTGTGGGACAATTCAGTTTAGGTCCTTCTGCTCCAGTCATGCAAAAAACAAGGTTCGGTTGGATAGTTTCCGGTCAGTTTAATGACAAAAGGGAATCAGTTTCATATTGCAACTTCAGTAGAAATGATTTAAGTTCTGACTTAAATGTTCAGTTACAAAAATTCTGGGAACTCGAAGAGTACACGGAACCTGTACTTTCCGAGGAAAACTTAATATGCGAAAAACACTTCTCCTCAACGGTGAAGAGAAATGACGAAGGTCGCTTTATCATCAATATACCTCTGAGGGGCTCCATTGAAAATATAGGTGATTCAAAGCGACAGGCATCAAAACGTTTTCTCAACTTGGAGAAAAAACTTCATAAAAACGACGTCCTAAAAAGGATGTATACCGAATTTATGGAAGAATACATACAACTTGGTCACATGTCCAAGGTTGATGATAGTCAACAGAGCTTTTCGTATTATCTTCCCCATCACGGGGTCTTAAAGGATGACAGTCTCACCACAAAGCTTCGTGTGGTGTTCGACGGTTCCTTTCCATCTTCTTCTGGTCTATCAATAAATGACATTCAAATTTCGGGTCCTACCATTCAGGACGAtctattcttaattttattgcgTTTTCGACAACATGCATTTGTTGTTTCTGCtgatattacaaaaatgtatcGTCAGGTGCTCGTGGATCCTGAACAACGAGCACTTCAGCAAATTTTCTGGCGTTCTTCTCCTTCTGATACTCTGAGCACATATCAGCTAAATACGGTCACATATGGAACAGCTTCAGCTTCGTTTCAGGTCATTCGTTGCTTATTTCAGTTAGCATCCGAGAATAAAGATCTTCACCCTACTGCTTCCAAGATCATCAAGCGAGATTTCTATGTTGATGATCTTCTGACAGGTGGAGATTGCGCAGAGTCATTGTCAAATGTATGCAAGGATATCAACAATATCTTAAACAGCGGATGTTTTGAGTTGAGGAAGTGGGTATCGAATGATCCGGTAGTACTTAATAAAATTCAAAGTTCCAAGTGTCTATCAAATCTAAAATCATTCGGTGGAGAAGAAAAGGTAAAGGTACTTGGCCTAAATTGGATGTGTGATTCGGACACACTAACATATAAGGTAGCTGATTTACCTAATCCTAATAAGGTAACGAAGAGAATAATTCTTTCTCGTATTGCTCAGATCTATGATCCTCTTGGGCTGCTTAGCGCTTGCACAATTACGGCCAAGATTATAATGCAAATTCTTTGGCAAGAAAAGCAAGGCTGGGATGAATCTGTTCCCCAAATCATTTTTACGCAGTGGCAGCATTTCAAGGAGGAATTACTTAGATTAAATAATATCGAAATACCTAGGTACGTAAAATTAAAGGATTCGATCTCTTGTGAGCTACATGGTTTTTCTGATGCCAGCAACAAGGCATATGGTGCTGCAATCTATGTTAAGAGTGTTGATTCTGATGGACATGTTTTGGTTCGTCTATTATGCGCAAAATCCAAGGTTGCACCCCTTAAAGTGATTAGCATACCTCGTTTGGAATTGTGCGGCGCATTGTTACTTGCTCGTTTGTCTGAAAGGGTAATCAAGTCCTCAGATATCAATTTCGATAAAGTATTTCATTGGTCTGATTCTACTATCACTCTGGCATGGATACGCACACAGTCAAAACTATTAAAGACGTTTGTAGGAAATCGTGTCGCTGAGATTCAGACCAAAACGGAAAGGAAAAATTGGCACCACGTAGTTTCGAAAGATAATCCTGCTGATCTTGCTTCTCGTGGAATTAGTCCCCTATTACTCATGTCTTCTGACTTATGGTGGCATGGACCTTCCTGGCTTAAATCAAATGATTATCCCACACAATTTTCTCTTCCAGATGACATTCCGGAGTTAAAGACTGCCGAGGTCATTACTTTGTCTGCCACATTAGACTTTTCATTAATAAAGCAATTCTCTAGTTTGATTAAGTTAAAGAGATGTACTGCTTACATTCTGAGATTCATTAATAATTGCAAAATATCCAAGTCTTCCCTTCATGAAAGAGCTTCAGGTGCTTTAACTTCTCAGGAGATTTCGAACGCTATGTTTTACCTAGTAAGGATAGTTCAGAATGAATGTTTCTCAGAAGAAATACGCAATTTGACAAAAAATGGGCCCGTAAGCCCAAAAAGCAAACTCATTTCGTTGCAACCATTTCTCGATTCAAATCGAATACTTCGTGTTGGTGGTAGATTAAAAAATTCATCTTATTCTTTTGAGAAAAGACATCCGATTTTGCTACCatctaataattattttactgaCTTAATTCTTTTAGACCTGCACGTTAAACTCTGTCATGCAGGTCCTCTTCTTCTTTTATCTACAATTCGAAATGAATTTTGGCCTATTCATGGTAAAAATTCAGCCAAGCGTATCGTCCATAAATGTATTAGGTGTTGTCGTGCAAGTCCACCTAAAAATCTGTCTCCAATTATGGGTGATTTACCGAAGGATCGTGTTGACCCATCCCCTCCTTTTTATATCACAGGCGTAGATTACGCAGGTTATTTTTTAGTCAAGGATCGAAAGGGGCGTGGATGCAAGCTTTTAAAGGCATATGTAGCCTTATTCGTGTGTTTCACAACTCGTGCTGTTCATTTAGAACTCGTATCTGATTTAACTACTCATTCATTTATAGCAGGCTTTAAGCGCTTTGTAAGCAGAAGAGGAAAACCTCTTAAGATGTACTCTGATAATGGAACTAACTTTCAGGGTGCTAATCGTGAACTAAAGGAGTTTTATGATTTTATTAAGACTAATAAGCGTGAGATTCAAGACCATTCAATAACCGAAAGTATTGAATGGCACTTCATACCTCCACAATCGCCGCACTTCGGTGGCCTTTGGGAGGCCGGCGTTAAGTCAATGAAATCGCATTTAAAACGCGTCGTCGGCAATGCTCACCTCACGTATGAGGAATTCTCTACAATACTCACGCAAGTAGAATCTGTCCTTAATAGTCGTCCTATATCTGCCCTTTCATCAGATCCCAATGACCTTTGTCCTTTGACTCCGGCTCATTTTCTGATCGGAAGGCCTTTGACAGCCATTCCTGAACCTGATTTGATGTCAATAAACGAAAATAGATTGAACCACTTTCAGCGCCTTCAAAAAATGGTGCAGCACATTTGGTCAAGGTGGTCTAAGGAGTTCATAGGAGAGCTGCAGCAGCGGAAAAAATGGAAACAAGTTTCCAAAGACATTAATATTGGCACACTAGTTCTTATCAAGGAAAAGAACTTGCCTCCTCTAATTTGGCAGTTGGGACGTGTAGTCGAGCTGCATCCAGGTCCAGACGGAGTTTCCAGGGTGGTGTCCATAAAGACGACGAGAGGTATCATTAAGAGAGCAGTATCTGTCATCTGCCCTCTACCATGCAGTGAATAG